In a single window of the Pseudomonas entomophila genome:
- a CDS encoding M23 family metallopeptidase produces MPRLLAPLLALALLLPLTTAQASYITRTLDKPVPGGVAVVNLGPSTSAPAARFDGKPVLVVREQDNWLAIVGIPLTQKPGSAVLTQDGRNIPFSVGNKKYPEQHITLKNKRQVNPEPQDLKRIDRELAEQIKAYRSFSPAVPSNLILDKPVNGPLSSKFGVRRFFNGEERNPHAGLDFAVPAGTPIKTPANGKVILVGDYFFNGNTVFVDHGQGFISMFCHMSKIDVKPGQVLRRGEVVGRVGSTGRATGPHMHWNVSLNDARVDPAIFIGAFQP; encoded by the coding sequence ATGCCCCGCCTGCTCGCGCCCCTGCTCGCCCTCGCCCTGCTGCTGCCGCTCACCACGGCCCAGGCCAGTTACATCACCCGCACCCTCGACAAGCCGGTGCCCGGCGGTGTGGCCGTGGTCAACCTGGGGCCGTCCACCAGCGCGCCGGCTGCGCGCTTCGATGGCAAGCCGGTACTGGTGGTCAGGGAACAGGACAACTGGCTGGCCATCGTCGGTATCCCGCTGACCCAAAAACCGGGCAGCGCCGTGCTTACCCAGGACGGGCGCAACATCCCGTTCAGCGTGGGCAACAAGAAGTACCCCGAACAGCACATCACTCTGAAGAACAAGCGCCAGGTCAATCCTGAGCCCCAGGACCTCAAGCGCATCGACCGCGAGCTGGCCGAACAAATCAAGGCCTATCGCAGCTTCAGCCCGGCCGTGCCCAGCAACCTGATTCTCGACAAGCCGGTCAACGGCCCGCTGTCGAGCAAGTTCGGCGTGCGTCGTTTCTTCAATGGCGAGGAGCGCAACCCCCATGCCGGCCTGGATTTCGCCGTGCCCGCAGGCACGCCGATCAAGACCCCGGCCAACGGCAAGGTAATCCTGGTAGGCGACTACTTTTTCAATGGCAACACAGTGTTCGTCGACCACGGCCAAGGGTTCATCAGCATGTTCTGCCACATGTCGAAGATCGACGTGAAACCGGGGCAGGTGCTGCGCCGGGGCGAGGTGGTCGGGCGTGTGGGCTCGACCGGGCGGGCCACCGGGCCGCACATGCACTGGAACGTCAGCCTGAACGATGCCCGGGTGGATCCGGCGATCTTCATCGGCGCGTTCCAGCCCTGA
- the leuA gene encoding 2-isopropylmalate synthase, which translates to MTMLKDPSKKYRAFPTIDLPDRTWPSKTITQAPIWCSSDLRDGNQSLIEPMDSEKKLRFWKTLVQVGVKEIEASFPSASQTDFDFVRTLIEDGHIPDDTTIQVLTQAREDLIARTFESLRGAKKAIVHLYNATCPSFRRIVFNQDKQGVKDIAVNAAKLFVKYAAQQPETQWTFQYSPETFSATELEFAKEVCDAVIEVWNPTPEHKIILNLPATVEVATPNVYADQIEWFCRNINRRDSVIISLHTHNDRGTGIAATELGLMAGADRAEGCLFGNGERTGNVDLVTLALNLYTQGIDPQLDFSDIDGVRKVVEECNQLPVHPRHPYVGDLVHTAFSGSHQDAIRKGFAKQQEGELWEVPYLPIDPADIGRSYEAVIRVNSQSGKGGITYLLEQEYGISLPRRMQIEFSQVVQGETDRLGLEMTAEQIYKLLQKEYLQANAPYALVSHRLQEENGSSHVQVEVSGEGETTLHWHGKGNGALEALVAGLPVNVEIMDYNEHAISAGTNAKAAAYIELRVAGGRPVHGVGIDENITTASFKALFSALNRSLSQQQAKAA; encoded by the coding sequence ATGACCATGCTCAAAGACCCATCAAAGAAATACCGCGCGTTCCCGACCATCGACCTGCCCGACCGCACCTGGCCGTCGAAAACCATCACCCAGGCCCCGATCTGGTGCAGCTCCGACCTGCGTGATGGCAACCAGTCGCTGATCGAGCCGATGGACTCGGAGAAGAAGCTGCGGTTCTGGAAGACCCTGGTGCAGGTGGGCGTGAAGGAAATCGAAGCCTCGTTCCCGTCGGCCTCGCAGACCGACTTCGACTTCGTGCGTACCCTGATCGAAGACGGCCACATCCCGGACGACACCACCATCCAGGTGCTCACCCAAGCCCGTGAAGACCTGATCGCCCGTACCTTCGAATCCCTGCGTGGCGCCAAGAAGGCCATCGTCCACCTGTATAACGCTACCTGCCCTTCGTTCCGCCGCATCGTCTTCAATCAGGACAAGCAAGGCGTGAAGGACATCGCGGTCAACGCCGCCAAGCTGTTCGTCAAGTACGCCGCCCAGCAGCCAGAAACGCAGTGGACCTTCCAGTACTCGCCGGAGACCTTCAGCGCCACTGAACTGGAGTTCGCCAAAGAAGTCTGCGACGCGGTGATCGAGGTGTGGAACCCGACGCCTGAGCACAAGATCATCCTCAACCTGCCGGCCACCGTCGAAGTCGCTACCCCCAACGTCTACGCCGACCAGATCGAATGGTTCTGCCGCAACATCAACCGTCGCGACAGCGTGATCATCAGCTTGCACACCCACAACGACCGCGGCACTGGCATCGCCGCCACCGAACTGGGCCTGATGGCTGGCGCCGACCGTGCCGAAGGCTGCCTGTTCGGCAACGGCGAGCGCACCGGCAACGTCGACCTGGTCACCCTCGCCCTGAACCTCTACACCCAAGGCATCGATCCGCAGCTGGACTTCTCCGACATCGACGGCGTGCGCAAGGTCGTCGAAGAGTGCAACCAGCTGCCGGTTCACCCGCGTCACCCGTACGTCGGCGACCTGGTCCACACCGCCTTCTCCGGCTCGCACCAGGACGCCATCCGCAAGGGCTTCGCCAAGCAGCAGGAAGGCGAACTCTGGGAAGTACCGTACCTGCCGATCGACCCGGCCGACATCGGCCGCAGCTACGAGGCGGTGATCCGCGTCAACAGCCAGTCGGGCAAGGGCGGCATCACCTACCTGCTCGAGCAGGAATACGGCATCAGCCTGCCGCGTCGCATGCAGATCGAGTTCAGTCAGGTCGTGCAGGGCGAAACCGACCGCCTGGGCCTGGAAATGACCGCCGAGCAGATCTACAAGCTGCTGCAGAAGGAATACCTGCAAGCCAACGCTCCGTACGCGCTGGTCAGCCACCGCCTGCAGGAAGAGAACGGTAGCAGCCACGTGCAGGTGGAAGTCTCCGGTGAAGGCGAGACTACCCTGCACTGGCACGGCAAGGGCAACGGCGCCCTGGAGGCGCTGGTGGCCGGCTTGCCGGTCAACGTGGAGATCATGGACTACAACGAACATGCCATCAGTGCCGGTACCAACGCCAAGGCGGCGGCGTACATTGAACTGCGCGTGGCCGGTGGACGTCCGGTGCATGGCGTGGGGATCGACGAGAACATCACCACTGCCAGTTTCAAGGCGCTGTTCAGCGCGCTGAACCGGTCGCTGAGCCAGCAGCAGGCCAAAGCGGCCTGA
- a CDS encoding DUF6384 family protein, with translation MSIPLSERIGAMGLVDQLRHREMAIQEHLDLPRRRAEVAEGIRTYYQSHGITFDEATVEEGVRQFFARRLEFQAPTLGFTQRLLTRMAMAYRPLLKSVAYSVLLIALGLGTLFLVESGLNIRAGLSADQLAIDVQLLQMDIAVQRQRLEQAKARQARQPVPVVADLLVKVERLLPSPSQSLNVVRPDPITRDNRAPFNARIEQAYFVLVGAQNNLAKARKRLNRVEHVYISRDRQQQLQGRLNAMPLPNADHEQLADWLNRAGKDIAELQLKKADATLDAVKDYLNYAAEPLTIELIDRPGIKSGVERCYENAGCSPNSTRGKSWYLIVEPFDAAGKQTWVPVTSVETGKTHWANRFGVRVSYDEYLRIRQDKLEDGHISQRLVGRKPVNSLSMHFSQSTNATPDMILEW, from the coding sequence ATGAGCATCCCACTGAGCGAACGGATCGGCGCCATGGGGCTGGTTGACCAACTGCGTCACCGTGAAATGGCCATCCAGGAACACCTTGACTTGCCTCGGCGCCGTGCCGAAGTGGCCGAAGGCATTCGCACTTATTACCAGAGCCATGGCATTACCTTCGACGAAGCAACAGTCGAGGAAGGTGTACGCCAATTCTTCGCACGACGCCTCGAGTTCCAAGCCCCTACCCTGGGCTTCACGCAGCGCCTGCTGACGCGCATGGCCATGGCCTACCGTCCGTTGCTCAAAAGCGTGGCCTACAGTGTGCTGCTGATCGCCCTGGGCCTGGGCACGCTCTTTCTGGTGGAGAGCGGGTTAAACATCAGGGCGGGTCTAAGCGCCGACCAGTTGGCCATCGACGTTCAACTGTTGCAGATGGATATCGCCGTACAACGCCAGCGTTTGGAGCAAGCCAAGGCACGCCAGGCACGCCAACCGGTTCCAGTGGTGGCGGATCTGCTCGTCAAGGTCGAACGCCTGCTGCCCAGCCCCAGCCAATCATTGAATGTCGTGCGACCCGATCCGATCACCCGCGACAACCGCGCGCCCTTCAATGCCCGAATCGAACAAGCGTACTTCGTGTTGGTCGGCGCACAAAACAACCTGGCAAAGGCCAGAAAACGACTCAACCGCGTAGAGCACGTCTACATCAGCCGCGACCGGCAGCAGCAACTGCAAGGTCGCCTGAATGCCATGCCACTGCCCAACGCTGATCATGAGCAACTGGCTGACTGGCTCAACCGTGCCGGTAAAGATATCGCCGAGCTGCAACTGAAAAAGGCCGACGCCACCCTCGACGCAGTGAAGGACTACCTGAACTACGCTGCCGAACCCCTGACCATCGAGCTGATTGATCGCCCCGGCATCAAGTCCGGCGTGGAGCGCTGCTACGAGAATGCCGGCTGCAGCCCGAACAGCACACGAGGCAAAAGCTGGTACCTGATCGTCGAACCCTTCGACGCTGCCGGCAAGCAGACGTGGGTGCCGGTGACCAGCGTGGAGACCGGCAAGACCCATTGGGCCAATCGTTTCGGTGTGCGCGTCAGCTACGACGAATACCTGCGTATCCGGCAGGACAAGCTCGAAGATGGCCATATCAGCCAACGCCTGGTCGGCAGAAAACCGGTGAACAGCCTGAGCATGCACTTCAGCCAGAGCACCAATGCCACCCCTGACATGATTCTGGAATGGTGA
- a CDS encoding merozoite surface protein 3b has protein sequence MSQYLERALDGLRKLGIAFGQAPQPTPVLTLLDKVAHYDNQRVTGIAAVLQQASLFNQTVREQIAGMDISHRYMEITDSFTSIREDAAAMATWMDDGRLDTFERLKMAWMRMLRGSIPSRFEDIRKHYLDVCEAASDQITRENLILEAYMDFRLAMKTAEVDAQQVLAIAGQSLQERTAALDTANATVAAAASEAPARIAALELARDEAVRALQNEDKSYQIVKDIADDLRVGYNTAEMVFARISQVHAVKERQYQRMVSFFATNEVVLTSLAVSFTANQGMAEATHTLNATTAGINKGLEALGDLGNQQLGAAMKASYGSTLRVESVRALAQATLDFQNDMKGLTETYRAESTKAALEISNAVEDAKRAFSSLLTKASQ, from the coding sequence ATGAGCCAATACCTCGAACGCGCCCTAGACGGCCTGCGCAAACTCGGCATCGCCTTCGGTCAAGCGCCCCAGCCAACGCCAGTACTGACCCTGCTGGACAAGGTCGCGCACTACGACAACCAGCGCGTCACCGGCATCGCCGCAGTACTGCAGCAGGCATCGCTGTTCAACCAGACCGTACGCGAGCAGATCGCCGGGATGGACATCTCTCACCGCTACATGGAGATCACCGACAGCTTCACGTCGATTCGTGAAGATGCGGCCGCCATGGCCACATGGATGGACGATGGTCGCCTGGATACTTTCGAACGCCTCAAGATGGCCTGGATGCGCATGCTGCGAGGCTCGATCCCGAGCCGTTTCGAGGACATCCGCAAGCACTACCTCGACGTGTGCGAGGCCGCCAGCGACCAGATCACCCGCGAAAACCTGATCCTGGAAGCGTACATGGACTTCCGCCTGGCCATGAAAACTGCCGAGGTCGATGCCCAGCAAGTACTGGCCATCGCAGGGCAGTCTCTGCAGGAGCGCACCGCTGCCCTGGACACCGCCAACGCTACCGTGGCTGCGGCCGCGAGTGAAGCGCCCGCCCGCATCGCGGCACTGGAGCTGGCGCGTGACGAAGCGGTGCGAGCCCTGCAGAACGAAGACAAAAGCTACCAGATCGTCAAGGATATCGCTGACGACCTACGGGTCGGCTACAACACCGCCGAGATGGTATTCGCTCGCATCAGCCAGGTGCATGCGGTCAAGGAGCGTCAGTACCAGCGCATGGTGTCATTCTTCGCCACCAACGAAGTCGTGCTCACCAGCCTTGCCGTCTCGTTCACTGCCAACCAGGGCATGGCCGAGGCCACCCATACCCTCAACGCCACCACCGCTGGTATCAACAAGGGCCTGGAAGCCCTGGGCGATCTGGGTAACCAGCAACTGGGGGCGGCGATGAAAGCCAGCTACGGCTCAACCCTGCGTGTCGAGTCGGTCCGCGCCCTGGCCCAGGCCACCCTGGACTTCCAGAATGACATGAAAGGCCTCACCGAAACCTACCGGGCCGAGTCGACCAAGGCTGCGCTGGAAATCTCCAACGCCGTGGAGGACGCCAAGCGCGCCTTCTCCAGCTTGCTGACCAAAGCCTCGCAGTGA
- a CDS encoding bifunctional 4-hydroxy-2-oxoglutarate aldolase/2-dehydro-3-deoxy-phosphogluconate aldolase, translated as MTTLERPQPLLSMADKAARIDAICDQARILPVITIAREEDILPLADALAAGGIRTLEVTLRSQHGLKAIQVLREQRPELCVGAGTVLDRGMFAAVEAAGAQFVVTPGITQDILEAGVESDIPLLPGISTPSEIMMGYALGYRRFKLFPAEISGGVAAIKAFAGPFGDIRFCPTGGVNPANVRNYMALPNVMCVGGTWMLDSSWIKNGDWARIEACSAEAMALLD; from the coding sequence ATGACCACCCTCGAACGCCCACAGCCTTTGCTCTCGATGGCCGACAAAGCCGCGCGGATCGACGCGATCTGCGACCAGGCGCGCATCCTGCCGGTGATCACCATCGCCCGTGAGGAAGACATCCTGCCCCTGGCCGACGCCCTGGCCGCTGGGGGCATCCGCACCCTGGAGGTGACGCTGCGTTCGCAGCATGGCCTGAAGGCCATCCAGGTGCTGCGCGAGCAGCGCCCGGAGCTGTGCGTTGGCGCCGGTACCGTGCTCGATCGCGGCATGTTCGCTGCTGTCGAAGCGGCGGGTGCGCAGTTCGTCGTCACCCCGGGCATCACCCAGGACATCCTCGAGGCCGGTGTGGAAAGCGACATTCCGCTGCTGCCCGGTATCAGCACGCCGTCCGAAATCATGATGGGCTACGCCCTTGGTTACCGCCGCTTCAAGCTGTTCCCGGCCGAGATCAGCGGTGGCGTGGCGGCGATCAAAGCGTTCGCCGGCCCGTTCGGCGACATTCGCTTCTGCCCGACCGGCGGGGTGAACCCGGCCAACGTGCGCAACTACATGGCCCTGCCCAATGTGATGTGCGTGGGCGGCACCTGGATGCTCGACAGCAGCTGGATCAAGAACGGCGACTGGGCGCGGATCGAGGCGTGCAGCGCCGAGGCGATGGCGCTGCTGGACTGA